In a genomic window of Asticcacaulis sp.:
- a CDS encoding NPCBM/NEW2 domain-containing protein — translation MTLKTKLLIAGAVMALAMPFSALAQPVAKGVWLGNTDGAAKTPPMGWNSWNAFRTEVDEAKVMGAAQALVDDGLAKKGYTYVNLDDGWWLKRRLTDGRMIIRTQIFPSAKTPDGTTSFRGFTDRLHSMGLKAGLYTDVGHNACSQAYDLHSPNLPEGTVEERQVGLDGHVSQDINLYFKEWGFDYLKVDACGLADFAPDSKLVKDNGYIGLTPEIDRASLNRTDSARVEQRYAAVAAALKQANPDNDYVFSMCNWGMANVREWGKDVGSSWRTSSDITPNWSSMLHNYDSAVKRALYAGPGHWNDPDILFIGAGDFDADHLTEARTHFTLWAMINAPLLISYDLRQAPQSLLDIWGNSDLIAVNQDPAGNQAIVAYDSDDAQILVKTMADGHKVVALFNRTASPTKVNLLASHLKLKGEAPVQLTDLWSKAGIAFTGETEVELAPHETRVFSVQGARELTDGVYLSEIPGAINVADDGVREPQLDPTVHRMIDPWAGTRSGGSRPQYAGWGGAQADMTPYAQALQIGDHTYDSGIGVLGNSLMQVKNDGYSTFRATVGVDDSTSNRDRAVTFAVYADGKLVAKTPPLKFGDAARDISADIAGHKIIELLATDDSAANEQPVVVTWGLARLQK, via the coding sequence ATGACACTCAAAACCAAACTCCTGATCGCCGGTGCCGTGATGGCCCTGGCAATGCCATTTTCGGCTCTGGCTCAGCCTGTGGCAAAGGGCGTGTGGCTGGGCAATACGGACGGCGCCGCGAAGACGCCGCCCATGGGTTGGAACAGCTGGAACGCTTTCCGCACCGAGGTCGATGAGGCCAAGGTGATGGGCGCGGCGCAGGCTCTCGTCGATGACGGCCTGGCGAAGAAGGGCTACACCTATGTCAATCTCGATGATGGCTGGTGGCTGAAGCGCCGCCTCACCGACGGGCGAATGATCATCCGCACGCAGATATTTCCTTCGGCGAAGACACCCGACGGCACCACCAGCTTCCGCGGCTTTACCGACCGTTTGCATAGTATGGGCCTGAAGGCCGGACTCTATACCGATGTCGGCCATAATGCCTGTTCGCAAGCCTATGATCTGCATTCGCCCAACCTGCCGGAAGGCACGGTCGAGGAGCGCCAGGTCGGCCTCGATGGCCATGTGTCGCAGGACATCAATCTCTATTTCAAGGAATGGGGCTTTGATTACCTAAAGGTCGATGCCTGCGGCCTGGCAGATTTCGCACCGGATTCGAAGCTGGTGAAGGACAACGGCTATATCGGCCTGACGCCGGAAATCGACCGCGCTTCGCTCAATCGCACAGACAGCGCCAGAGTGGAGCAGCGCTATGCCGCAGTGGCCGCCGCCCTGAAGCAGGCCAATCCGGATAATGACTACGTCTTCTCGATGTGCAACTGGGGCATGGCCAATGTCCGCGAATGGGGCAAGGATGTCGGCAGTTCGTGGCGGACCTCCAGCGACATCACGCCGAACTGGTCGAGCATGCTGCACAATTACGACAGCGCGGTGAAGCGCGCGCTCTATGCCGGGCCTGGCCACTGGAACGATCCGGACATCCTGTTCATCGGCGCCGGCGATTTCGATGCCGATCACCTGACCGAGGCACGCACGCACTTCACGCTGTGGGCCATGATAAATGCGCCACTGCTGATCAGTTACGACCTGCGCCAGGCGCCGCAATCGCTGCTCGACATCTGGGGCAATAGTGACCTGATCGCCGTCAATCAGGACCCCGCCGGCAACCAGGCGATTGTCGCCTACGATTCCGACGACGCGCAGATTCTCGTCAAGACCATGGCTGACGGGCACAAGGTCGTGGCCTTGTTCAATCGCACGGCCTCGCCCACCAAGGTGAACCTGCTGGCCAGCCACCTGAAACTGAAGGGTGAAGCGCCGGTTCAGCTCACCGACCTGTGGTCGAAAGCCGGCATCGCCTTCACCGGTGAGACCGAAGTCGAACTGGCGCCGCATGAAACCCGCGTCTTCTCGGTTCAGGGCGCGCGCGAACTGACGGATGGCGTCTACCTGTCGGAAATCCCCGGCGCCATCAATGTGGCCGACGATGGCGTGCGTGAGCCTCAGCTTGATCCGACCGTGCACCGGATGATCGATCCGTGGGCCGGCACGCGCTCGGGCGGTTCACGCCCGCAATATGCCGGCTGGGGCGGCGCGCAGGCAGATATGACGCCCTATGCGCAAGCCTTGCAGATTGGCGACCATACCTATGACAGCGGCATCGGCGTACTTGGCAATTCGCTGATGCAGGTGAAAAATGACGGTTACAGCACTTTCCGCGCTACGGTCGGCGTCGATGATTCCACGTCGAACCGCGATCGCGCCGTGACCTTCGCCGTATATGCTGACGGCAAGCTGGTCGCTAAAACGCCGCCGCTTAAATTCGGCGACGCGGCCCGCGATATCTCCGCCGATATTGCCGGTCACAAGATCATCGAACTGCTGGCGACGGATGACAGCGCGGCCAATGAACAGCCGGTCGTCGTCACTTGGGGCCTGGCTCGGTTACAAAAATAG